Below is a window of Geothermobacter ehrlichii DNA.
AGCGCCTTCTACCTCGACGTCCTCAAGGACCGCCTCTACACCGCGCCGGCGGCCTCGACGGCGCGGCGCAGCGCACAGACGGCCATCTACCGTATCCTCGACGCTCTCACCCGGCTGATCGCGCCGGTACTCTCCTTCACCGCCGAAGAGATCTGGCGGCACATGCCGGGCCAGCGGGAAGAGAGCGTGCACCTGGCCCTCTTTCCCGACGAGATTTCCGCCCTGCGCAACCCCGAACTCGAGGAGCGGTACGAGCGTCTGCTGCAACTGCGCTCCGCCGTCTCCAAAGCCCTGGAGGTGGCCCGCAACGCCAAACTGATCGGACACTCGCTCGACGCCCGGGTACGGATCGAGGCGCCGGAAGGGCCGTGGCGCGAGCTGGTGGAGCGGTATCTCGACCAGCTCCCGACCCTGTGCATCGTCTCCCAGGTCGAGATGGCGGAAGGGCTGGAGGACGCCGAAGCCGCCGGCGACATCCCCGGGCTGAAGGTCCGGGTGGACAGGGCGCAGGGCGAGAAGTGCCAGCGCTGCTGGAACTACAGCCCGAGCACCGGGCAGGATGAGAGCCACCCGGGCATCTGCCAACGTTGCACCGAGGCCCTGGCCGGCTGATGCCCCCCCTGCGCTACCGCATCCTGGCCGTCATCGGCGCGCTCGTGGTCGGGCTCGACCAGTGGAGCAAACAGGTCATCGTCGGCAGTTTCGACCTCTACCAGTCACTGACGGTGGTGGAAAACTTCTTCCACATCACCTATGTCCGCAACCGGGGAGCCGCCTTCGGCATGCTGGCCGACAGCCCGCTCAGGGTGCCATTTTTCATCGGCGTCACCCTGGTCGCCTGCGGCATCATCGTCGGCTACCTGCACCGGCTGGCGGACGACCGGAAACTGGCGGCGACGGCCCTGGCCCTCATCTTCGGCGGCGCCATCGGCAACCTGATCGACCGTGTCAGCCTCGGCGAGGTGATCGATTTCATCGACGTACACTGGTACCAGCACCACTGGCCGGCCTTCAATATCGCCGACTCGGCCATCTGCGTCGGGGTCGGCCTGCTGCTGCTCGACATGTGGCGGCACGACCGGAAGGGCGCCCGAGAGACCAAGGAGGAAGGATCATGAAACGCCTGTTCGCCCTGCTGCTTCTGCTCGCCCTGATGACCCTGACCGGCTGTCAGTGCCTGTCCGGATTCGGTCGCGATCTGCAGGACTTCGGCAAGTGGATCGAACGACAGAGTTCCGGCAGCGAGCAGTAACATCGGCATTGACAAAGGTCGAGGAAAGGGTTATAAAGCCACCTGCCGCGCCGACAGGATGCGGCACTGAGGAAGACGTCGGGGCGTAGCGCAGTCTGGTAGCGCACCTGCTTCGGGAGTAGGGGGTCGGAGGTTCAAATCCTCTCGCCCCGACCATTCTTCCACGCAAAGACAAAGGGTCGGCGACACATCGCCGACCCTTTTTTGTCTGCCCTGCGAAAATCTACGGCCGCCCGCAGTCAACAGCCCCCCCTTTCGCCAACCAACGACACGCACCCGACGTTTGACGGCCCTAACCGATTGCGCTAAGGTAACGCCCTGAATTGTCTTGCATTAAGGAGGGGCCATGCCGTCACTCGACAATACCCAGCCACGCCGTCTGCACCGATGACCGGTCTGACGGCTTTTCTGTTCCCGGAAAGACGACCATGAATCTGCAGAACCAGGCCAACTTCATCTGGTCGGTCGCCGACCTGCTGCGCGGCGACTTCAAGCGCTCCGACTTCGGGCGCATCATCCTGCCGTTCACCCTGCTGCGACGCCTGGAATGTGTGCTCGAGCCGACCCGCGAAGCGGTGCTGAAACGCTACGACGAACTGAAGGAGAGCGGTCTCGACCTCGATGCCATCCTGCCGAAAGTCGCAGGGCAAAGATTCTATAATGTCTCCCGCTACACCCTGGCCAATGTCGGCGAAACCGAAACCCGGGCCAATCTCGAAGACTACATCGCCAGGTTCAGCAGCAACGCCCGCGCCTGTTTCGACTATTTCAATTTCACCACCTGGCTCGACCGACTGGCCGAAGCCAACCTGCTCTACCTGGTGGTGCAGCGCTTCGCCGGTATCGACCTGCACCCCGACGTGGTGTCGAACCACGAAATGGGGCTGATTTTCGAGGAACTGATCCGGCGTTTCGCCGAAAGCGCAAACGATACCGCCGGAGAATACTTCACCCCGCGCGATGTCGTGCGCCTGGCGACCACCCTGGTCTTCGCCCCCGACCACGAGGTTCTGACCGGTGAAGGCGTCATCCGCACCATCTACGACCCCTGCTGCGGCACCGGCGGCTTTCTCGCCTCCGGCATCGAGCAGGTACACGAATGGAACGACAAGGCGCGCATCGTCCCCTACGGCCAGGAACTCAACCCCGAGTCCTACGCCATCGCCATGGCCGACATGCTGGTCAAGGGCTACGACCCGAAAAACATCAAGTTCGGCAACACCCTCAGCGACGACCAGCTGCCGCTGGAGCGCTTCAACTACTGCCTCGCCAATCCTCCCTTCGGCGTCGACTGGAAGAAGGTACAGAAAGCGGTCACCGACGAGCACCAGATCAAGGGCTTTGATGGCCGCTTCGGCCCTGGTCTGCCGCGGGTTTCCGACGGCTCGCTGCTCTTTCTGATGCATCTGATCTCCAAGCGCCGCTTTGAGGACGGCGGCACCCGCATCGGCATCGTCCTCAACGGCTCGCCGCTGTTCACCGGCGGCGCCGGCTCCGGCGAATCGGAAATCCGCCGCTGGATACTCGAAAACGACTGGCTGGAGGCGATCGTCGCCCTGCCGACCGACCTGTTCTACAACACCGGCATCGCCACCTACATCTGGATTCTCTCCAACCACAAGGACCCCCGCCGCAAGGGCAAGGTGCAGCTCATCAACGCCACCGAACTCTGGACGCCGATGCGCAAGAGTCTCGGCAGCAAGCGGCGCTACATCAGCGACGAGCAGATCGCAATCATCGCCCGGCAGTTTGCAGATTTCGAAGAGAGCGAGACCAGCAAGATTTTCAACACCACCGACTTCGGCTACCGGCGCATCACCGTCGAGCGCCCCCTGCAGCTTGCCTTCCATCCGCGCGACGAGCTGCGGCTCGAGGCCCTACAGGCTGACAAGGTCTGGGGGAAGCTGGACGAAGAGCGCCAGCAGGCACTGCTGAATGCGCTGGAACAACTCGAAGAGAAATACCTCTCACGCGACCAGTTCTTCAAGGCGGTAACGGCCGCCCTGGGCGGCAAACTTGCCGCGCCGGAGAAGAAGCTGCTACAGAAACACCTCGGCGAACACGACCCCGAAGCCGAATATTGCAAGGCCAAGGGAGCCTTCGAGCCGAATCCCGATCTGCGCGACTACGAGAATGTGCCGCTGTCGGAATCGGTGGCAGACTACTTTGCCCGTGAAGTCGTCCCCCACGTGCCGGACGCCTGGATCGACGAAAGCAAGCGCGACCCGAAGGACGGCGCGGTCGGCATCGTCGGTTACGAGATCAACTTCAACCGCTATTTCTACAAGTACGTGCCGCCGCGTCCGCTGGAGGAGATCGACGCCGAGCTGCGGCAGGTGGAGCGGGAGATTCAGGATCTGCTGCGGGAGGTAACGGAGTGAGCTTTTCCAACTGTGCAACCACTTGTTTTGATGGCGCAACCACCCAAATTGGTGTACGACCTGTAAAAAAGTTTGCAAATCCACAGCTTTTTGTGTATAAGTTATCCAACACACCTGCCATGCCTCTGGCCGCTTGCGGCTATGCACACTTTGGCGGGTTTTTTATTGCCCGGAGTTTGCGGGCATGAATCAGTTCAACAAAGCCCCTCTTACCATTGACGAGCAGCTTGAGCTCTGGCAGTCACGCGGGCTGAATGTCCCTGACCCGGAACGCGCTCGACGCTATCTCTCCGTCATCAGCTACTACCGCCTGAGTGCCTACAGCCGACCGTTTCAAAGTGCTGACCATCGCTTCAAGCCGGGTGTGACCTTTGACGATGTCCTTGGTCTCTACGTTTTCGACCGCAAACTGAGACTCTTCATCCTCGACGCCATCGAACGTATCGAGGTTGCCTTTCGTGCCCGCATGACCCAGGTGCTTGGCGAGAACTATGGAGCCCATGCCTACACTCTTCCAGCAATATTCGGCAACAAATATGGCCATGACTGGCTGCTGGACAATGTGCGCGAAAAGTGTAATGGCCGCAACGCCGAGCCCTTTCTGCAGCATTATCGACAGAAATACCGTGACCCGGAACTGCCGCCCGTGTGGATGGTCATGGAGGTTCTGACCTTCAAGGAGGTCTCCTATCTCTTTGCCCATTTGCGCCATAAAAAGGACAAACAAGCGGTCGCAGACTTCTGGGGATTACCTGTTCCGATTGCCGAATCCTGGTTTCGGGCGCTGTCCGACCTGAGAAACGTCTGCGCCCATCACGCCCGCACCTGGAACCGGGAGTTCGGAAGTCGACCGCGGATACCCAGAAAACCACCGGCGAACTGGCCGAACCTTTCCCCCTTGCCGAGAACAGGCATCGACCCGACGAAACGCCTCTACCATCTGCTCGTGGTCATTGAGTACATGCTGCGCCGAATCAATCCCGGCTCCAGCTGGCATCAGAGATTGTTTGAACTGATGGAGCAACACCCACATGTCAGTCGTGAACACATGGGCATGCCGGAGAATTGGTACAAAGAGAAATTCTGGAATCTGTAACAGCAGAATCTCAATCAGATGGGAATTTGACAATTGCCATGCAGAAAAAAACCAACTACACTGCCGGCAACAACACCCGCCACGCCTCTGCAGGTTTCGGCCTGACATGCGCACCCCGGCGGGTTACTTTTTATGGGGCTGGTGCTGAAAGTTGCCGGCCCCTGTTTTGTTTGCCCATCAAGGTACTTCCCGGATTCAAGAAGGCCAACCTCTCGATGAGCGGCAGGCGCTCTATCAGCGAATTGCCGAAGAGATTTGGGATGTGAACCGGTTGCGTGAAGAGGTGACAGAGTGAGAATGTCAGGCAGGGTATAACAAGGGAGGCCGCCAGGCTCCATGTTATATCCTGCCTTTAACAAGGGGCACCCGTTCTGCGGACAGAGGATTGTTGCGGGATATTTTCTGCTTGCCACAACCCAAAAAGGGAACTATAGTTCCTTTTATGGGAACGAAGAAGACGAGAACAACCAGTCTGGGCGATGCCCTGTTTACCAAGACCCAGCGCCAGGTTCTGGGGTTGCTGTTTGGCCACCCGGATCGGAGCTATTACGCCAAGGAAATTGTCAGACTGGCAGGGATGGGGGTTGGCAGTGTACACCGCGAACTTGAGAAACTCGCGGCCGCGGGCCTGCTGACCGTCAGGCAGGTCGGCAATCAGAAACATTACCAGGCCAACGAGAGATCACCGATCTTCGAAGAACTGAAGGGAATCGTGCGGAAGACGTTCGGTCTGGCGGACGTCCTGCGAGCGGCCCTGGCCCGTTGCGGGGACAGGATTGTTCTGGCCTTCATCTACGGGTCGGTTGCCAAAAGCACGGATCACGCCGGCAGCGATATCGACCTGCTGATCGTATCCGACGATTTGGCTTATTCCGAAGTGATGACCATTTTGGCTGATGCTGAAACCAGGTTGGGGCGAACGGTCAATCCGACCATCTACAGCCTCGAAGAGTTTCGGAGCAAAATGGCGGCTGACGACAGCTTTGTTGCCCGTGTTGTCCGGCAACCCAAAATCTTTTTGATCGGGTCGGAAGATGACGTTACCGCAGCTTGACAAGCTTGTTGCCATCGGGCAATTGAAGGATGGGGACAAAAAAAGAGGTGGCGGTGTGAGGCGTTACAAGCCGTATCCGAAATATAAAGATTCAGGGGTGGAGTGGCTGGGTGAAGTGCCTGAACATTGGGATATTAAACCACTTCTTGCTGTTTCTGTTGAGCGCAAAGTCAAGAATACAGGCAACATCGAAAATAATGTTCTCTCGCTCAGTTACGGGAAAATTATTAGGCGATCTGTTGACACGGATTTCGGCTTATTGCCAGCCTCGTTTGAAACCTACCAGATAATCGAGCCTGGAGATATAATCCTTCGTCTGACTGACCTACAGAACGACCAGCGAAGCTTGAGGACCGGGTGTGCAAAAGAGCGGGGCATAATCACATCTGCTTATCTTTGTTTGCGCCCTAGCAATTCGGTCGACTCTCGCTATCTGCATTATTTGCTACACGCCTACGATATCCAGAAGATTTTTTACAGCATGGGCGGTGGTGTTCGTCAGTCTATGGGGTTCGGCGACCTGCGGCGGTTGCCTGTGACAATTCCCGTCTCTGACGAACAACAAGCCATCGCCGCCTTTCTCGACCGCGAAACCGCGCGCATTGACGCGCTGATTGAGAAAAAGCAGCGCCTGATTGAGCTGCTGAAAGAAAAGCGCCAGGCCATCATCACCCAGGCCGTGACCAAGGGGCTTGACCCGAATGTGCCGATGAAGGATTCCGGGGTCGAGTGGTTGGGGGAGGTGCCGGCGCATTGGGAGGTTTTGCCACTTAAACGCTTAGTATCAAAAATAGTGTCAGGGACAAGCGTGAATGCTATAGATAAACCAGCCGAGAATGGAGAGTTGGCTGTTTTAAAAACCAGTTCTGTTTACTCTGGTAATTTTGAAGCAAACGAAAACAAAACGGTCGTTGAAGAAGATCTACACCGAGTAAGTTGCCCCGTCGTAAAAAATACCCTCATCGTCAGTAGAATGAACACCCCAAGCCTTGTTGGAGCGGCGGGTTATGTGAGCGACGACTACCCCAACATTTATCTTCCCGACCGTTTATGGATGGTTTTTTTTGATATATCAGTTGTTCCTCAATTTGTCCATTACTGGACAATGACATCAATTTACCGAACGCAAGTGGAGATGGTTTGTGCCGGCACAAGCTCTAGTATGCAAAACATCTCCCAAGGTGATTTTTTGGGATTCTATTTAGCCATACCTCCAAAAGCTGAACAGGGAAAAATCGTCGAGAGACTGACAAAACAATGCACACAAATCTGTAAATTGATTACAACTCTTGAATTTAGTGTCAATCTTCTCAAAGAACGCCGCGCCGCGCTCATCACGGCTGCTGTCACCGGCCAGATCGACGTCAGGGGGGAATAACTATGAGTCTGTCCGCCAGCCCGCACCACGAGGTTCACTTCGAAGACCACATCGTCGAGCAACTCGCCGCGCAGGGCTGGCTTGTCGGTGATGCCGGCAATTACGACCGTGTGCGGGCGCTCTATCCCGAAGATGTCATCGGCTATTTGAAAGACTCGCAGCCCGAAGCCTGGGCCAAACTGGAAAAGCTCAACGGCACCACCACCGAAAAAATCGTCCTCGACCGGCTGGTGAAGGCGCTGGAGAAGGACGGCACCCTCGAAGTCATCCGCCGGGGCGTCAACCTGGTCGGCGCCGGGCGGGTCATCCTCTGCCAGTCGCTGCCGGAGGACGATCGCAACGAGCAGGTCATCCAGCGCTACCAGGCCAACCGGCTGCGGGTGGTGCGCCAGCTCAAATACGCCCCCGACCGCGAGTGGTCGATTGATCTGGTCTTTTTCATCAACGGCATCCCGGTGGCCACGGCGGAACTGAAATCGGACTTCACCCAGTCGGTCGAGGACGCCATCCGCCAGTACCGCACCGACCGCAAACCGAAGGACCGGCAGAGCGGCCTGAGCTTCCCGCTTCTCACCTTCAAGCGCGGGGCGCTGGTGCACTTTGCCGTTTCGACCTCGGAAATCTACATGACCACCCGCCTGGCCGGGGCGAAAACGATCTTTCTCCCCTTCAACCGGGGCAACGACGGCGCGGCAGGCAACCCGCCGGCGCAGGACGGCACTTATGCGGTCAGCTACCTGTGGGAGCAGATTCTCCAGCCCGACAACTGGCTGCGCATCTTTCACCGCTTCATGCTGCTGGAGAGAAAGGAGAAGCAGCACGCCGACGGCCGGCCGTACATCGCCGAAACGATGGTCTTCCCCCGCTTCCACCAGTGGGAGGCGGTCACCGCGCTGATCGACACCGTGCGCGAAGAAGGTCCGGGACAGCGTTACCTGGTGCAGCACAGCGCCGGTTCCGGCAAGACCAACTCCATCTCCTGGACCTGCCACGAGCTGATTCGCCTGCGCCGGCCCGACGGCGGCAAGTATTTCGATTCGGTCATCGTCATCACCGACCGCACGGTGCTCGACGCCCAGTTGCAAGAGGCCATCCGGCAGATTGACCACCAGATGGGGGTGGTGCGGGCCATCGACCGCGAGGCGAGCCCGCTGCCGAAAAGCCGGCAGCTTGCCGAGGCACTGCAGCAGCGCACGCCGATCATCGTGGTGACCCTGCAGACCTTTCCCTACGCGATGGAGGCGATTCTCTCGGAAACCTCGCTCAAGGACCGGAACTTCGCCCTTGTGATCGACGAGGCGCACAGCTCGCAGACCGGCTCATCGGCCAGCAAACTGCGGGCGACGCTGGCGCTCGACAAGGACGAAGACCTGGCCAGCATGACCTCGGACGAAATCCTGCTGCGTCTGCAGGAGGTGAAAAAGTTTCCGCCCAATGTCTCCTACTTTGCCTTCACCGCGACGCCGAAACATTCGACCCTGACCCTGTTCGGCCGCCCGGCCGATCCGGGCAAGCCCCTGTCGAAGGAGAACCCGCCGCGTCCCTTCCACATCTACAGCATGCAGCAGGCAATCGAGGAAGGCTTCATTCTCGATGTGCTGCGCAATTACGTCTCCTACCGGGTGGCCTTCCGCCTGGGGCAGGCTTTCAAGGAAGACAAGCGGGTCGACGCCAAACAGGCGCGACGCAACCTGGCCAGGTGGCTGTCGCTGCATCCGACCAACGTGGCCCAGAAGGTGGAGCTGATCGTCGAGCATTTCCGCTCGACGGTGGCGCATCTGCTCAACGGTCAGGCCAAGGCGATGGTGGTGACCGGCTCGCGCGCTTCGGCGGTGAAGTACAAGCTGGCCTTCGACCGCTACGTCAAAGAGAAGGGCTACCAGGGCATCAGGGCGCTGGTCGCCTTTTCGGGCAAGGTCCCCGGCGGTCAGGTCGACGCGACGCTGGCGGGCGAGGAATTCGACGAGAACAACATGAATCCTGGTGTCAGGGGGCAGGATCTGCGCCGCGCCTTCGACACCGACCAGTATCAGGTGATGCTGGTCGCCAACAAGTTCCAGACCGGCTTCGACCAGCCGAAACTGGTGGCGATGTACGTCGACAAGAAGATCTCCGGGGTCGACGCGGTGCAGACCCTGAGCCGCCTCAACCGGATTTACCCGGGCAAGGACCGCACCTACGTGATCGACTTCGCCAACGATCCGCAGGAGATTCTCGCCGCCTTCCGGCTGTTCTACAAGGAGGCCCGCATCGAGGATGTCCAGGACCCGCACATCGTCTACGACATCAAGGAAACCCTCGACAAGGCGCTGATCTACACCCCGGAAGAGGTGGAGCGCTTCGGCGCGGAAATCACCCGGCCGGAGCCGCGCCAGGCCCAGTTGATGGCGATCACCGACCCGGCGACCCAGCGGTTCAACGGCCGGCTGAAGGAGCTGAACGAACAAATCGAGCAGCACGAGCGCGAATTCCAGCGCTGCCACGCGGCGGGTGACGAGGCCGCCGCCGCGGAAGCCGATCTCAAGCGCGGCGAGGCAACCAAAAAGCGAGATGCCCTGCTGAAGTTCAAGGAAAACCTGGGCAAGTTCGTGCGCATGTACGAATATATCGCCCAGCTGGTCGAGTTCGGCGATCCGGAACTGGAGGCCTTTGCCGGTTACGCCCGGCTGCTGCGCAACCGCCTGAAGAGCATCAATCCCGAGGAGATCGACCTGAAAGGGCTGCAGCTGACCCACTATGCCGTCCTGAACGACGGCAAGCTGGACGGGATCGCGGCGGAAAAGCAGGAGGACTGGGGCGTCCTGCGCCCGGTCACCGGGCTGGGCTCGGGTGAGCCGCGCGACCGGGAGCGGACCTTTCTTTCGGAGCTGATCGAAAAACTGAACGAACTGTTCGGTGAGGGAATCACCGACAAGGACAAGGTGATGTTCGCGGTGCACATCAGTGAAAAGCTGCGCGAGAACGAGACCGTCATGGCCCAGGTGCAGAACAATTCCCGCGAGCAGGCCCTGAAGGCCGACCTGCCCGAAGCCGCCACAGATGCCATCGTCGAAGCGCTGGCGTCCCACAAGTCAATTGCCGAGCGGTTACTCTCCGATGCTGGAGCACAAGACCTGTTCTATGGGTTGTTGTATGACATTCTAAAAAAGACAGATGCGGCCAAACTGCTACAGGAAAACCTGAAAACGGAAACCGCCTAAACAGGACGCCAGCGGCAGTTCAATCCGCGTTTCTCAATAACGTTCGGGCAAATAGACACCTTAGTGATTAAAGATGCCGCCGAACTTCTTCCGTAAAGCGAAGACCTGCTTCGGGAGCAGGGGGGGGGCGCTGGTTCGAATCCAGTCATCCCGACCACTACAACCACCTGATTCCTCAGGTTGACATAAGAAAGCCTAGCTATTTCACCGCGTCTCTTCGACGAACGATGAAAATAGCTAGGCTTTTTATTTAACTTGCGGCCCCGAAGGTAGACAAATCGGTACAGACGGGGGTCGCTCTAGGCGGACCTGATAGCTGGCAGACGATATTTGTCTGAGGCTGTTTTCTAGCTGGCTCCGGCTACCTTTGCAAACAACGTATCCTTGATGGAACGGATTTCGTCGACCACATCGCCCCCGATATCGAAAGGTGAAACCCCCTTGAGGTCCGCTTCCCTGACTACATCGCTCAGAGAGACCAGGCCCAACAGTTCGATATCCTGTAAGGCGCCGGTGATAAAGCGGCCATCGGCCTCGTCCCGTATTTTACTGCCGACGACGAAGGTATTCTTGATGCCTATATCGCCGGCCAGTCTCTTTATCTGCTCGGCGGTCTGAACACTTCTGCGGCCAGGCTCGACGACGATGATCAGGGCATCCACCGACTCTGCGGTCCCCCGGCCCAGATGCTCGATGCCGGCTTCCATGTCCATAATCACCACGTCGTCTCTCTCGATCAGCAGGTGCTTCATCAGCCTCCTGACCAGCGTATGCTCCGGACAGACACAGCCCGTACCGCCCTGCTCAACCGTCCCCATCGACAGCAGCCTCACCCCTGCGTGCTCCAGGCAGTACTTTTCCGGCAGATCGTCCACCTTGGGATTGAGGATGAAGTAGGAACCGCTGCCGCTTGCCTCGGTGCGCTTTTCGGCCTCCTCCTTCATTTTCGCAATCGGGGTTATCTTTCTGAATTCCGCCTCGGAGATGCCCAGGGCCGAGGCGAGGTTGGCATCCGGATCGGCATCGATGGCCAGAACGCGATGCCCTTCTGCGGCCAGAAGCCGCGCCAGCATCCCCGAGATGGTCGTCTTGCCGACCCCGCCTTTGCCGGTAACCGCTATTTTCATGGGAAAACCTCTTACAGTAAATCGGGGTCAGGGCCTGTGCGCCCTGACCCCGATGGTTGAAAAATCAGATTCCTAATCCCTGACGTCTTTCCTTGATCACATCAAACAACTTGTCCGCAGCCTTCACAGGATCGGTTTCGACGATGAAGTAACCGCCCAGGGCCTCCTTCGCCGTTTCGGTCAGAAACTTCACGACTTCGCTCGAACCCGTGATCTGAGGGGTGATTCCGATGTGGGTCGGAAGGCCCAGAGCGACGCTCCAGGTGCCGATGGCCACCGCCTTCTCGGACATCGCCTCGGGGGCCGAAGCGACCAAGGGCAGCTTGTCCAGGTCGACTCCCAGCTTGTCGGCTATGGCCACGGCGACATTGGCCGCCCTGGTGGTATCGACGCAGGATCCCATGTGCAGCACCAGCGGCAGGGGGCCTTCGAGGCCGGCGGCCTGGCCGACGGCGGTCAGGACCCCTTTGAGCCCGTCCCCGGCGTAGGCTTCAGTGGCCTCCTGGGTCATTAGACCGTTCTTGGCGAAGGCCCCGGAGGCGCAGCCGGTGGCCAAGATCATGACGTTGTTCCGCGCCAGCTCCTTGGCGATGGTCATGAAGTTGTTGTCCTGGGTTGCCCGCGGATTGCCACAGCCCACGAAGAGGGCAATGCCCTGGATGCTGCCGTCGACGATGTTGTCGATGATCGGTTTCAGGGGATCCTCGGCGTTGAGCTTGCTCAGGGCCCCGATGAGGGCTTCGGCGCTGAATCCGGCAATGGCGGTCTGCTTGTGGTTCGGAATATGGACCGGACTGGAGCCCCGCTTCTTAAATGCTTCGATGGCCAGTTCGACAGTTTTCCGCGCATCTTCGAGGGCGGTTTTTTCCTGGAACTGGATATGAGTTGCGCCGGGGATCTTGTTCTCGGCCATGGTGGTGATGACCTCGGTGTGGTAACACTCGCTGATCTTGGCCACCGAAGGCATGATGCACTGCACATCGACCACCAGGGCGTCGACGGCACCGGTGACCAGGGCGAGCTCCTGGGAGAGGTAGTTGGTCGCCAGGGGGATGTTGTGGCGCATCATGACCTCGTTACCGGTACAGCAGATGCCGACGATATTGATCCCTTCCTTGGCACCGGCCTTCTTCGCCTCTTCGTTCATGCCGATGGCCACGTCGCAGACGACTTCGCTCAGCAGAGGATTGTGCCCGTGCAAGGCGATATTGACCGCATCCTCCTTCAGCACCCCGAGGTTCGCCGAGCTGATGACCGGCTGGGGCGTGCCGAAGAGGGCATCGGAGAGCTCGGTAGCCATATACATGCCGGTATAGTCGGCGAGGGCCCCCTTGATTCCGCCGAGCAGGAGGTTGACCGGGTCGGCATCGCAGCCGACGTGGGTACGTCCCATGATCTGGGTGACAACAGCATCGATGTTATGCGGCATGACCCCGAGCTGGACCAATCTGTCGACGCGCTCTTCGGTCATGGTTTCCTTGGCCCAGTTGCAGGGGATGGAGGCCTGCTGGCGCGAGAAATCGTCCAGGGTCGCTGTGGCGACCTCCCTGGCGATCTGCTTGATATCCTTACCCTCAGGGGCGAGATGGAGGCGTTCGGCGATCCTCCTGAGTTTATCTTTGTCCTTGATGCTGTAGGCCGGAGCGTGGTCGTCGGCGACCTCCAGCAGGCACAGAGCGATATGGCGGCCATGCTCGGAGTGGGCCGCAGCCCCGGCGGCCATCATCCGGATCAGGTTCCGGGCCACGATGGTATGAGCATCAGCGCCGCAGACCCCTCTTTGCGGTCCATTACCAAAGGGATCGATGCGGCAGGGCCCCTTCCAGCAGAGGCGACAGCAGACACCCAGCTCGCCGAATCCGCAATGGGGCTTCATCGCTTCATAGCGATCCCAGACCGTTTCAATGCCCTCTTTCTTGGCGACCTCAAGCAACTCATTGGCGGAAGCATCGATGGTTTTCTGATGGCTCATGGCATTACCTTTCGAATGAGATATGTTTCTGGGTTTGCGCAAGCTCTCTGGCCCTGGCGGCATGGAGCTTTCGGCGATACTCATCGATATCGACCAGCATGATGGCGCCGGTAGGACAGGCTTCAACACAGGCGCAAGAGCCCCCTTCACTTTGCATCGCCGTCCCGATGCAGAGGTCGCACTTTTTCGCGACCCCCCGGTTGGTGCGGCCATCAGTCTCCCCACTCTCATCGGTCTTTACCGTGATGGCGCCGAAGGGACAGACCATGACGCAGAGCTTGCAACCGACGCAGCTGCCCTCTTCGATCTTCACATGACTGCCGTCCTGAAGGATCGCCCCGGTCGGGCAGGCGTGGGCACAGGGCGCATCCTCGCATTGCCGGCATTGCATGGGAACAATG
It encodes the following:
- a CDS encoding 4Fe-4S dicluster domain-containing protein — its product is MKKTIENPIIYADPQKCLGCKNCELACATVHAGCDLQSAVAQGLQLRPRNKVIQAGDTIVPMQCRQCEDAPCAHACPTGAILQDGSHVKIEEGSCVGCKLCVMVCPFGAITVKTDESGETDGRTNRGVAKKCDLCIGTAMQSEGGSCACVEACPTGAIMLVDIDEYRRKLHAARARELAQTQKHISFER